The following are encoded in a window of Vigna unguiculata cultivar IT97K-499-35 chromosome 8, ASM411807v1, whole genome shotgun sequence genomic DNA:
- the LOC114193849 gene encoding centromere-associated protein E isoform X4 gives MDRNKSRTDLLAAGKKRLQQFRQKKDNKSGSSRGKSSKKAGLPQLVDSDSDAASSVSVSTASSQRTDGNVEDDSHSSVVNTETSESQSVANSLPPDNIDPSVVSSSVVTTYNTGDESVLDSNAEPAHQVPGICEKDNESSAQVQGNIAEDIEADVAENVSLSTSGSLVPEGGETHDHTSAPVSILSQPAPGTTVVGESVSEREGEKREELLLLSQGIPNTSVMQTREDQEADGLVMKKFFQSPDLVIDGQRELLLSEVGENDQSLPGISLEKARTEEVSHEAEQLSKSIELLSSHEDIVSDKLSGFDKGQGDDIAASGTSDLEREVLPSSHHEEIFLQCNQEQNSEVVLIEQDGGLPEGFNQQWPRDGLAIEDPKSRGAHEFDPSRPLDVPSVLDANSINLLQLAEIIKGLNEEECQFLIEARVAETDLDPLASRSILSDHDISEAFQSLKEELFLENLMKNIFNTQLAELLESDNQGHQLVDEIYQLRASYNEVNEKNQYLSEELHNSRVDLQDISSKNVELQNQFNAAMAEVEALSARVLELQNNFDMSQKDFLELSKELADCRGLISSLQVEKKGMNETLDLTNGEKSKLLEEKEFHLFEIKNLVTELADLRGSMEGVKLEKSNLIDRISSVTEDRSKIEEEIEHLKHEIDRLSLDLVENKDLVASLQAENSNLNGNLTFSGDKMKNLVDENHRLSSQIIALNEQLSIEKGERLRFEGDLKEATMQLEQISKENVFLNNTLDMHKANIEDTGKEHSQPLSQPRDLGHQGNVVCEQRKGVEIAITEDYLHIDQEPDEGAPVGPHLNRHEREVFDDDLGFVSLKECLDEAEKVLTMLENAVNELHSHSVSSSRSGEKVSSPVVSKLIQAFETKVHEDEHEGETKDSSFLQSSSNSFKLTKEQIENLKKLLSKWKLDVQTAGALFKGERDDRKAGDAKYSDLEDQFEQLKQHCSDLEASNIELVVQYETMKQLLGDIQGQKSLLEKLCDTLKQEDARLKAKNNELYEKLGHCQSSISELHTEMNDVKQISSEMASSVGSQLENLQKEVTERATLLEQGWNMSMAQIVELVGKLKESVGGIMSTTFSSDTHSNLDITHQLEVSVHAAAEMIFDLQKKLESTNSEHEIMCTSYKEMSSKCDDLLGRNELAVSLLHKMYSDLSKLVLGNGRTMDDKIDVQSEVLPELLNYNSFQPILKRIGNILNEKQELESVTKEMKSELMHRETELEELKMKCVDLDSVSKLIQDLTGVLNADVPKIDMNKSPLSWLDSLVSSLVQKMREAEIQHHTTKELYGSKEMELAELKEKMHYLDTLRLENENEIHVLKESLYQAEEALVVARSELHKKTNELEHSEQRVSSIREKLSIAVAKGKGLVVQRDGLKQSLAETSSELEKCLQELQLKDTRLHELETKLKTYEEAGERVEALESELSYIRNSSNALRESFLLKDSMLQRIEEIMEDLDLPEQFHSRDTIEKIDWLASSVSGNSLAMNDWEQKDAVVGGSYSDAGYVARDSWKDDSQLQPDSDDFRKKFEELQSNYYGLAEQNEMLEQSLIERNSLLRRWEELVNSVEMPSHLQSMETEDKIECICAALTEANRHIDALQLKIEKYDSYCGMLNTDLEESQRMVSTFQEDLSALTSERGNLSEKVESLVLENERLSLQIREAELEKEKLIKEMTIVKNKLEHKTAIEEQLLTIDGKIRKLQDLVVDTLSESDTQNMGFGDANIDSLEELLGKLIQKLKMEQKLSASTRETELENERLLIEISGLKDKLEHKTAIEEQIFTIDGKIRKLQDLVGDAMSESDTQNMVFGDANIDSLEELLRKLIEKLNMEQKLSALTRENELENERLLKEITSLKDKLENKTAIEEQIFTIDGKIRKLQDLVGDALSESDSQNMVSGNASIDSLEELLGKLIEKLNVERKLSVLTRETELDNEKLLKEISSLKDKLEHKTAIEEQISTLDGKIRKLQDLVGDALSESDSQNMVSGNEPIDSLEELLGKLIEKLKTEQKLSAQTRETELENEKLLNEIAILKDKLEQKAAIEEQIFIIDDKIRKLHGLVGDALSESETENLVSGSEKIDSLEELLRKLLQNHANLLSMNPAYGVVGDGLRSQKDDGTVCEERSIDVQDKEASIDRYKIDLEKSLNELLHVKEERDRFFDKQISLSGEVEAMTKRIEELQGLLNQEEHKSASLREKLNVAVRKGKSLVQQRDSLKQTIEEMTVQMEHLKSEISNRDNTLAEHEQRLGQLSTYPDKLEALESESLQLKKHFEETEHRLQEQEYSLKLILNKLGEIEVGGEGYISDPVKKLEQVGKLCSNLHNTVSSLEQESRKSKRASELLLAELNEVQEMNDSFQEELAKVNAELVDIRRERDSAEASKLEALAHLEKLSSLHEAGKQSHLSDIMELKSILNLVFKSFGEVHNLLTNAFMFDLESYRKLEAGLESCMKGNNATNMVDSFITREHWASSNKKSSVPANPWEDFDAIDQYDDDTSVENLRLFGHQLQEFMTKVSSLKDKINIHSSLAEELDKTLSKLMASIQREMTSQKESCETMKKELSEHDEKLVALGGIIAYLYEACNNSSIVLENEKAELCGTKVESSDLGMSLETPSFNDDISEECIKTMADRLLVTVKGFTSIKAEFLDANQKEMKSTIANLQRELQEKDVQRDRICSDLVKQIKDAEAAATSYSQDLQAFKIQEHNLKKEVEAIEAERKILVHKVNELQDRQETTAELEEKMRSQTGLLAAKDQEIEALMHALDEEETQMEELTNKIVDLEKVVEQKNQEIENLEFSRGKVMKKLSTTVSKFDELHHLSANLLSEVEKLQSQLQERDTEISFLRQEVTRCTNDVLLASQMSNKRNSDEIFEFLTWVDMVVSHDGAHELHPDMKSNSQVHEYKEILQKKLMSLLSELENLREVVESKDAMLQVERSKVEELNHKTETLETSLHQKELQLNLLESVEETGKGASTSSEIVEVEPVMNRWSPSGAFVAPQVRSLRKGNSDHIAIAVDENPGGTSRIEEEEEDDKVHGFKSLTSSKIVPRFTRPLTDLIDGLWVSCDRTLMRQPVLRLGIIFYWAIMHALLAFFVV, from the exons ATGGACCGAAACAAGAGCCGTACCGATCTACTCGCAGCTGGCAAGAAGAGG CTCCAACAGTTTCGTCAGAAGAAGGACAATAAAAGTGGTAGTAGCCGTGGAAAATCATCAAAAAAAGCTGGTTTACCTCAGCTAGttgattctgattctgatgCTGCAAGTAGTGTCTCAGTTTCAACAGCATCGTCTCAGAGAACTGATGGAAATGTTGAAGACGACAGTCACTCAAGTGTGGTTAATACAGAAACATCAGAGTCACAGTCTGTGGCAAACTCGTTACCTCCAGACAATATTGATCCATCTGTTGTTTCATCATCAGTCGTCACTACATATAATACGGGTGATGAATCTGTATTGGATTCTAATGCTGAGCCAGCACATCAGGTTCCTGGGATCTGTGAGAAAGATAATGAGTCATCTGCCCAGGTTCAAGGGAATATTGCTGAAGACATTGAAGCTGATGTGGCAGAGAATGTGTCTTTGAGTACTTCAGGTAGCTTGGTTCCTGAAGGAGGAGAAACACATGATCATACATCTGCACCTGTTTCCATTTTGTCCCAGCCTGCTCCTGGTACAACTGTTGTGGGTGAGTCTGTTTCAGAAAGAGAGGGTGAAAAGAGGGAAGAATTGTTGCTTTTATCACAGGGTATTCCGAATACATCTGTGATGCAAACAAGGGAAGATCAG GAGGCAGATGGTTTGGTCATGAAGAAATTTTTTCAAAGCCCTGATTTGGTGATTGATGGTCAGAGGGAGCTTCTTTTGTCTGAAGTTGGTGAGAATGACCAGTCTCTTCCGGGAATTTCTTTGGAGAAAGCTAGAACTGAGGAGGTGTCTCATGAAGCTGAACAACTGAGCAAGTCAATTGAATTGCTCTCTTCTCACGAGGACATTGTGTCAGATAAGCTTTCTGGTTTCGATAAAGGCCAAGGTGATGATATTGCAGCATCAGGGACTTCAGATCTGGAGAGAGAAGTATTACCTAGTTCACATCATGAAGAAATTTTCCTCCAGTGTAATCAAGAACAGAATAGTGAAGTAGTTCTCATTGAACAGGATGGGGGACTTCCGGAGGGGTTTAATCAGCAATGGCCTCGTGATGGACTTGCAATTGAGGATCCAAAGTCAAGGGGAGCTCATGAGTTTGATCCATCCAGACCATTGGATGTGCCTTCTGTTCTTGATGCAAACTCCATTAACCTGTTGCAGCTGGCTGAAATTATTAAGGGGCTTAATGAAGAAGAGTGTCAGTTTCTGATTGAGGCAAGAGTAGCAGAGACTGATTTGGATCCTTTAGCCAGTCGTTCAATTCTATCGGACCATGACATTTCAGAAGCATTTCAGAGTCTCAAAGAAGAATTGTTTCttgaaaatttaatgaaaaatatatttaacactcAACTAGCTGAACTGCTGGAGTCTGATAACCAAGGTCACCAGTTGGTTGATGAAATATATCAGCTTCGTGCTTCTTATAATGAAGTTAATGAGAAGAATCAATACCTTAGTGAAGAACTTCATAATAGCCGTGTTGATCTACAAGATATTTCTAGCAAAAATGTGGAACtgcaaaatcaatttaatgctGCCATGGCTGAGGTGGAAGCTCTTTCTGCCAGAGTGCTTGAGCTGCAGAATAATTTTGATATGTCTCAAAAAGATTTTCTGGAATTATCCAAAGAGTTGGCTGACTGCAGAGGCTTGATCTCAAGTTTACAGGTGGAAAAGAAGGGCATGAATGAAACTCTTGATTTGACAAATGGTGAGAAAAGTAAACTTTTGGAGGAGAAGGAATTTCATCTATTTGAAATTAAGAATCTGGTGACTGAATTAGCTGACTTAAGGGGTTCGATGGAAGGAGTAAAACTTGAGAAGTCTAACTTAATTGACAGGATCTCTTCTGTGACCGAAGATAGGAGTAAGATTGAAGAAGAAATTGAGCATCTCAAACATGAGATTGATAGGCTGTCATTAGATTTGGTTGAGAATAAAGATTTGGTGGCAAGTCTACAGGCAGAAAATTCCAACTTAAATGGGAACCTTACATTTTCAggtgataagatgaaaaatctTGTAGATGAGAATCATAGACTCTCTTCTCAAATCATTGCTTTAAATGAGCAATTGTCTATTGAAAAGGGGGAACGATTGAGGTTTGAAGGTGACCTTAAAGAAGCCACAATGCAGTTGGAACAAATTTCCAAGGAAAATGTATTTCTCAACAACACTTTGGATATGCATAAGGCCAATATAGAAGACACTGGAAAGGAACACAGTCAACCACTATCTCAACCCAGGGACCTTGGGCATCAAGGCAATGTTGTATGTGAACAAAGAAAGGGCGTTGAAATTGCAATTACTGAAGATTATCTGCATATAGACCAGGAGCCTGATGAAGGTGCACCAGTGGGGCCACATCTGAATAGACATGAACGTGAAGTATTTGATGATGATCTTGGGTTTGTTTCATTGAAGGAATGCTTGGATGAGGCAGAGAAAGTTTTGACTATGCTTGAAAATGCAGTTAATGAGTTGCATTCTCATTCAGTATCCTCCAGCAGATCTGGTGAAAAGGTTTCGTCACCTGTGGTTTCAAAATTGATACAGGCTTTTGAAACAAAAGTACATGAAGATGAGCATGAAGGGGAAACAAAGGATTCCAGTTTTCTTCAGTCATCATCAAACTCATTTAAGTTGACCAAAgaacaaattgaaaatttgaaaaaattgctTTCGAAGTGGAAACTGGATGTTCAGACTGCGGGTGCATTATTCAAGGGGGAGCGAGATGATCGGAAAGCTGGTGATGCAAAATACAGTGATCTTGAGGACCAGTTTGAACAATTGAAGCAACATTGTTCAGATTTGGAAGCATCCAACATTGAACTAGTTGTTCAGTATGAAACCATGAAGCAACTTCTGGGTGATATTCAAGGACAGAAATCTCTTCTTGAGAAACTCTGTGACACTTTAAAGCAAGAAGATGCCCGTCTCAAAGCCAAAAATAATGAACTTTATGAGAAGCTTGGACATTGTCAATCATCAATTAGTGAATTGCATACTGAAATGAATGatgtgaaacaaatttcaaGTGAAATGGCTTCTAGTGTTGGCagtcaactagaaaatttgCAGAAGGAGGTGACAGAGAGGGCAACCCTACTTGAGCAAGGCTGGAATATGTCCATGGCCCAAATTGTTGAGTTAGTTGGGAAGCTGAAAGAATCAGTTGGTGGAATTATGAGCACAACTTTCTCTTCTGACACCCACAGTAACCTGGATATCACTCATCAGTTAGAAGTTTCAGTTCATGCTGCTGCTGAAATGATTTTTGATCTGCAGAAGAAACTTGAATCTACAAATTCAGAACATGAAATAATGTGCACATCATATAAAGAAATGAGTTCAAAATGTGATGATCTGCTTGGGAGGAATGAATTGGCTGTTAGTCTATTGCATAAGATGTACAGTGACCTGAGTAAACTTGTACTCGGAAATGGCAGGACTATGGATGATAAGATAGATGTACAAAGTGAAGTGCTTCCTGAACTACTGAACTATAATAGCTTTCAGCCCATATTGAAACGTATTGGGAATATATTGAATGAGAAGCAGGAACTTGAGTCTGTTACCAAGGAGATGAAGTCGGAATTGATGCATAGGGAGACAGAATTGGAAGAATTGAAGATGAAGTGTGTTGATTTAGATTCTGTTAGTAAGCTAATACAAGATCTGACAGGTGTGCTAAATGCAGATGTCCCAAAGATTGATATGAATAAATCTCCCCTTTCATGGTTAGATTCTTTAGTGTCTAGTCTTGTACAGAAAATGCGAGAGGCTGAAATCCAGCATCACACGACTAAAGAACTATATGGATCCAAGGAGATGGAATTGGCTGAATTGAAGGAAAAAATGCATTATCTAGACACACTTCGTCTtgagaatgaaaatgaaatcCATGTTCTGAAGGAAAGCTTATATCAGGCTGAGGAAGCTCTTGTTGTTGCTCGTTCTGAATTACACAAGAAAACAAATGAACTTGAGCATTCAGAACAGCGGGTGTCCTCCATCCGTGAGAAACTTAGTATAGCTGTTGCCAAGGGGAAAGGGCTGGTTGTTCAGCGAGATGGCCTCAAGCAGTCCTTGGCGGAGACATCCAGTGAATTGGAGAAATGCTTGCAAGAGTTACAGTTGAAAGATACTAGACTGCATGAGCTTGAAACAAAACTTAAGACATATGAAGAGGCTGGTGAACGTGTGGAAGCTCTGGAATCTGAGCTTTCTTATATACGGAATTCATCTAATGCTTTGAGAGAGTCATTCCTCCTTAAAGATTCAATGCTTCAGAGGATAGAAGAGATAATGGAAGACTTAGATCTCCCAGAGCAGTTTCATTCAAGGGATACAATTGAGAAGATTGATTGGTTGGCTAGTTCAGTTTCTGGAAACTCATTGGCAATGAATGATTGGGAACAGAAAGATGCTGTGGTAGGAGGCTCATACTCTGATGCTGGTTATGTAGCCAGAGATTCGTGGAAAGATGACAGTCAGCTACAACCAGATTCAGATgattttagaaagaaatttgaGGAGTTGCAGAGTAACTATTATGGGTTGGCTGAGCAAAATGAAATGCTGGAGCAGTCATTGATAGAAAGAAACAGCTTACTACGGAGATGGGAAGAGCTTGTAAATAGTGTTGAAATGCCTTCACATTTGCAGTCTATGGAGACGGAGGATAAGATTGAATGTATATGTGCAGCACTTACTGAGGCTAATCGTCATATAGATGCTCTACAACTGAAGATCGAAAAATATGATAGTTATTGCGGAATGCTAAATACCGATCTGGAAGAATCTCAAAGGATGGTGTCTACTTTTCAAGAAGACCTTAGTGCTCTCACATCTGAGAGAGGGAACCTTTCTGAAAAAGTAGAGTCTTTGGTCCTTGAGAATGAGAGACTATCATTGCAAATAAGGGAGGCTGAACTTGAGAAAGAAAAGCTGATTAAGGAAATGACTATTGTGAAGAACAAGTTGGAACACAAAACTGCAATTGAAGAACAACTTTTAACTATTGATGGCAAGATCAGAAAGTTGCAGGACTTGGTTGTTGATACCTTATCAGAATCTGATACACAAAATATGGGGTTTGGTGATGCAAATATTGATTCCTTGGAAGAATTGCTGGGAAAGCTCATACAAAAGCTGAAGATGGAACAGAAACTGTCTGCATCGACAAGAGAAACTGAACTTGAGAATGAACGGCTGCTTATAGAAATATCTGGTTTGAAGGACAAATTGGAACACAAAACTGCTATTGAAGAACAAATTTTCACTATTGATGGCAAGATCAGAAAGTTGCAAGACTTGGTTGGTGATGCCATGTCAGAATCGGATACACAAAATATGGTGTTTGGTGATGCAAATATTGATTCCTTGGAAGAATTGCTGCGAAAGCTCATAGAAAAGCTGAACATGGAACAGAAACTGTCTGCATTGACAAGAGAAAATGAACTTGAGAATGAAAGGCTGCTTAAAGAAATAACTAGTTTGAAGGATAAATTGGAAAACAAAACTGCAATTGAAGAACAAATTTTCACCATTGATGGCAAGATCAGAAAGTTGCAAGATTTGGTTGGTGATGCCTTGTCAGAATCTGATTCACAAAATATGGTGTCTGGTAATGCATCTATTGATTCCTTAGAAGAATTGCTAGGAAAGCTCATAGAAAAGCTGAATGTGGAACGGAAGCTATCTGTATTGACAAGAGAAACTGAACTTGACAATGAAAAGCTGCTTAAGGAAATATCTAGTTTGAAGGACAAATTGGAACACAAAACTGCAATTGAAGAACAAATTTCCACCCTTGATGGCAAGATCAGAAAGTTGCAAGACTTGGTTGGTGATGCCTTGTCAGAATCTGATTCACAAAATATGGTGTCTGGTAATGAACCTATTGATTCCTTAGAAGAATTGCTAGGAAAGCTCATAGAAAAGCTGAAAACAGAACAGAAGCTATCTGCACAGACAAGAGAAACTGAACTTGAGAATGAAAAACTTCTTAATGAAATAgctattttaaaggataaattgGAACAGAAAGCTGCCATTGAAGAACAGATTTTCATCATTGATGATAAGATCAGAAAATTGCATGGTTTAGTTGGCGATGCCTTGTCAGAATCTGAAACAGAAAATCTGGTTTCTGGTAGTGAAAAGATTGATTCCTTGGAGGAATTGCTGAGAAAGCTTTTACAAAATCATGCGAATCTTTTGTCAATGAATCCTGCATATGGGGTTGTAGGTGATGGACTCCGTTCACAAAAGGATGATGGTACAgtttgtgaagaaagaagtatAGATGTGCAGGATAAGGAGGCAAGTATTGATAGATATAAAATAGATCTGGAGAAGTCTTTGAATGAATTGCTGCATGTGAAGGAGGAGAGAGATAGATTTTTTGACAAACAAATATCTTTATCTGGTGAAGTTGAAGCTATGACTAAAAGAATTGAGGAGTTGCAAGGGCTTCTTAATCAGGAGGAGCATAAATCAGCATCTCTCAGAGAGAAGTTAAACGTTGCAGTTAGGAAAGGGAAGTCATTGGTGCAGCAGCGTGACAGTCTAAAACAAACTATTGAAGAGATGACTGTTCAGATGGAGCACTTGAAATCTGAGATCAGCAACCGGGATAATACACTTGCAGAGCATGAACAGAGGTTGGGACAATTATCAACCTACCCAGATAAGTTAGAAGCTCTTGAATCAGAGAGTTTGCAACTGAAGAAACATTTCGAAGAAACAGAGCACCGTTTGCAGGAGCAAGAATATTCTTTGAAACTGATTTTGAACAAGTTAGGTGAGATTGAGGTTGGTGGTGAAGGTTATATTAGTGATCCAGTGAAGAAGTTGGAACAGGTTGGGAAACTATGTTCTAATCTGCATAATACTGTGTCATCTTTAGAACAAGAGTCCAGGAAGTCTAAAAGAGCATCAGAACTCCTACTGGCAGAGTTAAACGAGGTTCAAGAGATGAATGATAGTTTTCAGGAGGAGCTTGCAAAGGTGAATGCTGAACTTGTGGATATCAGAAGAGAAAGGGATTCAGCTGAGGCCTCCAAACTGGAAGCACTTGCACATCTGGAAAAGTTATCATCCTTGCACGAGGCTGGAAAACAGAGCCATTTATCTGATATCATGGAATTAAAATCTATTCTGAACCTTGTCTTCAAAAGCTTTGGTGAGGTTCACAATTTACTGACCAATGCATTTATGTTTGATTTGGAATCTTATCGGAAATTGGAGGCTGGTCTTGAGTCATGCATGAAAGGAAACAATGCTACAAATATGGTGGATTCATTCATCACCAGAGAACACTGGGCATCTTCTAATAAG AAGAGCTCTGTGCCTGCAAATCCTTGGGAAGATTTTGACGCAATTGATCAGTATGATGATGATACCTCTGTTGAAAATCTTCGTCTATTTGGTCATCAACTACAAGAGTTCATGACGAAGGTCAGTTCTCTTAAGGATAAAATAAACATACACTCAAGTTTGGCAGAGGAACTAGACAAAACTCTATCTAAACTAATGGCAAGTATTCAAAGGGAAATGACTTCCCAAAAAGAGTCGTGTGAAACCATGAAGAAAGAACTAAGTGAGCATGATGAGAAACTCGTTGCATTAGGTGGGATCATTGCTTACCTTTATGAAGCATGCAATAACTCTTCCATTGtacttgaaaatgaaaaagcgGAACTGTGTGGGACGAAGGTTGAATCTTCAGATCTAGGGATGAGCTTGGAAACTCCTTCGTTTAATGATGACATATCTGAAGAATGTATTAAAACCATGGCAGATAGATTGCTGGTGACTGTGAAAGGGTTTACTAGTATAAAAGCTGAATTTTTAGATGCTAATCAAAAAGAAATGAAGTCTACTATAGCAAATTTGCAGAGAGAGCTTCAGGAGAAGGATGTTCAAAGAGATAGGATTTGCTCAGATCTGGTAAAACAGATCAAGGATGCTGAAGCTGCTGCAACCAGTTACTCTCAAGATCTTCAAGCTTTTAAGattcaagaacataatttaAAGAAAGAGGTGGAAGCAATTGAGGCAGAAAGGAAGATACTTGTACATAAAGTGAATGAGCTACAGGATAGGCAAGAAACCACTGCTGAATTAGAGGAGAAAATGCGATCTCAGACTGGTTTACTGGCTGCCAAAGACCAAG AAATTGAAGCACTAATGCATGCCCTCGATGAGGAAGAAACACAAATGGAAGAATTGACAAATAAGATTGTTGATCTGGAAAAGGTTGTGGAACAAAAAAATCAAGAGATTGAGAACCTTGAATTTTCTCGTGGTAAGGTTATGAAAAAGCTTTCCACAACTGTCAGCAAGTTTGATGAGCTTCACCACCTTTCGGCAAATCTCCTTTCTGAAGTTGAAAAGCTCCAATCCCAGTTGCAAGAAAGAGATACTGAAATTTCATTCTTGAGACAGGAGGTTACCAGATGCACTAATGATGTTCTTCTTGCATCACAAATGAGCAATAAGAGAAACTCTGATGAGATCTTTGAGTTCTTGACATGGGTTGATATGGTTGTGTCTCATGACGGAGCGCATGAACTACATCCTGATATGAAGAGCAATAGTCAGGTTCATGAATACAAAGAAATACTGCAGAAGAAGCTTATGTCTTTATTGTCAGAATTGGAAAATCTAAGGGAAGTTGTAGAAAGCAAGGATGCGATGTTGCAAGTAGAAAGGAGTAAGGTAGAAGAATTGAATCACAAAACAGAAACTCTTGAGACGTCCTTACACCAGAAAGAACTGCAATTGAATTTGCTTGAAAGCGTGGAAGAAACTGGAAAGGGAGCTAGCACAAGCTCAGAAATTGTGGAGGTAGAACCAGTG ATGAACCGTTGGTCACCATCAGGTGCTTTTGTTGCACCTCAAGTACGCAGTTTGCGCAAAGGCAACAGTGATCATATTGCCATTGCTGTAGATGAAAACCCTGGGGGTACTAGTAggatagaagaagaagaagaggatgaCAAAG TCCATGGTTTCAAATCCCTGACTTCATCCAAGATTGTCCCAAGATTTACTAGACCATTGACTGACTTGATTGATGGCTTATG GGTTTCTTGTGATCGGACTCTAATGAGACAACCTGTCTTACGGCTtggaattatattttattgggCCATAATGCACGCACTACTTGCCTTTTTTGTAGTTTAA